The Cydia amplana chromosome 21, ilCydAmpl1.1, whole genome shotgun sequence genome includes a window with the following:
- the LOC134657829 gene encoding ceramide glucosyltransferase, with product MMPMVYTVYGFAIFFMLAFLFIWTIHIVALSYSKWKLHRTVDRSPPEQPYPGVSILKPLTGVDPNLFSNLETFFTLDYPLYELLFCVEDEHDPAVMLVHSLMQKYPNIDARLFTGGVRVGVNPKINNMQPAFLAGKYPLVLVSDAGIRMRDDTLLDMVQHMKDDTGIVHQMPFACDADGFAAVYEKVFFGTAQARMYLAADFLRINCHVGMSSLVRRCALEECGGLATFGEYLAEDFFIAKEVTSRGWKMRVCSLPALQNSGTRSVGQLQARLTRWARLRIAMVPTTTLMEPLSECLPLGAGAAWASGQLFGAEPLPFFLVHILLWFLSDWLMLRTVQNGSPPFTKVQFLVGWIWSECCAPFILFAAFLNPEISWRTRSYRLDWGGKAHELKPKLKF from the coding sequence ATGATGCCGATGGTGTACACAGTGTATGGTTTCGCCATATTTTTTATGCTAGCATTTCTGTTTATTTGGACAATTCACATAGTGGCGTTATCGTATTCGAAATGGAAGCTACATCGGACGGTGGACCGGTCGCCGCCAGAGCAGCCTTATCCCGGCGTCTCGATCCTGAAGCCGTTGACCGGCGTGGATCCGAACCTGTTCTCGAACCTCGAGACCTTTTTCACGCTGGATTACCCGCTGTACGAGCTTCTGTTCTGTGTCGAGGACGAGCACGACCCTGCTGTGATGCTCGTACATTCCTTAATGCAAAAGTATCCTAACATAGACGCGCGGCTGTTCACGGGCGGCGTGCGGGTCGGCGTGAACCCGAAAATTAACAATATGCAGCCGGCGTTTCTGGCCGGGAAGTATCCTCTAGTCCTCGTGAGCGACGCCGGTATCCGGATGCGAGACGACACGCTGCTCGACATGGTGCAGCACATGAAGGACGACACTGGCATAGTGCATCAGATGCCGTTCGCGTGCGACGCGGATGGATTCGCCGCGGTGTACGAGAAAGTGTTTTTCGGGACCGCACAAGCCCGTATGTACTTGGCAGCAGATTTTCTAAGGATAAACTGCCATGTGGGGATGTCGTCGCTGGTGAGGCGCTGCGCGCTGGAGGAGTGCGGTGGTCTAGCGACGTTCGGAGAATATTTGGCGGAGGACTTCTTCATAGCGAAGGAGGTAACGTCGAGAGGGTGGAAGATGCGCGTGTGTTCGCTGCCGGCGCTGCAGAACTCGGGGACTCGGTCGGTGGGGCAGCTGCAGGCGCGGCTGACGCGCTGGGCGCGCCTGCGGATAGCCATGGTGCCGACGACGACGCTCATGGAGCCGCTGAGCGAGTGCCTGCCGCTGGGCGCGGGCGCCGCGTGGGCCTCCGGCCAGCTGTTCGGCGCGGAGCCCCTCCCCTTTTTCCTCGTCCACATCCTGCTGTGGTTCCTCTCGGACTGGCTCATGTTACGTACAGTGCAGAACGGCTCGCCGCCGTTCACTAAAGTGCAATTCTTAGTTGGTTGGATATGGAGTGAGTGCTGTGCGCCGTTCATTCTATTCGCTGCGTTCTTGAACCCAGAGATCTCGTGGCGGACGCGGAGCTACCGGCTGGACTGGGGTGGGAAGGCCCACGAACTGAAACCTAAGCTCAAATTCTGA